A single Streptomyces mirabilis DNA region contains:
- a CDS encoding chorismate-binding protein, with amino-acid sequence MLDLPPLARFGGLVATGLLDVTSDPAALDSAGFWAVAADFEGSLVCARFADVRTEPVPAPVPGQWRGPASGDWTSSLDHEAYTAGVRRIRAHIAAGEVYQANLCRVLSAPLAPDADIDALTALLARGNPAPYAGTIRLPHHGVEIATASPELFLRRTGSVIESGPIKGTGRTEADLLDKDHAENVMIVDLVRNDLGRVCVTGTVTVPDLCVVEKHPGLVHLVSTVRGHLRADIGWPELLAAAFPPGSVTGAPKTSALTIIDALETAPRGPYCGGIGWVDADRTTAQLAVGIRTFWADRAEGVLRFGTGAGITWGSDPEREWQETELKAARLLAVASGQYGDAYESGRTL; translated from the coding sequence CGTTTCGGTGGCCTCGTCGCGACCGGTCTCCTCGACGTCACCAGCGACCCCGCGGCCCTGGACTCGGCCGGCTTCTGGGCCGTGGCGGCCGACTTCGAGGGCAGCTTGGTCTGTGCCCGCTTCGCCGACGTACGCACCGAACCCGTGCCCGCCCCCGTCCCCGGGCAGTGGCGGGGGCCCGCCTCCGGTGACTGGACGTCCTCCCTCGATCACGAGGCGTACACCGCCGGCGTACGCCGCATCCGCGCCCACATAGCCGCCGGCGAGGTCTACCAGGCCAACCTCTGCCGCGTCCTGTCCGCACCCCTCGCCCCCGACGCCGACATCGACGCCCTCACCGCGCTGCTCGCCCGCGGCAACCCCGCCCCTTACGCGGGAACGATTCGCCTGCCCCACCACGGCGTCGAGATCGCCACCGCCTCCCCCGAACTCTTCCTGCGCCGCACCGGCTCCGTCATCGAATCCGGCCCCATCAAGGGCACCGGACGCACCGAGGCCGACCTCCTCGACAAGGACCACGCCGAGAACGTCATGATCGTGGACCTCGTCCGCAACGACCTCGGCCGCGTCTGCGTCACCGGCACCGTCACCGTCCCCGACCTGTGCGTGGTCGAAAAACACCCCGGGCTCGTCCACCTCGTCTCCACCGTCCGCGGCCACCTGCGCGCCGACATCGGCTGGCCCGAACTGCTGGCCGCCGCGTTCCCGCCCGGCTCCGTCACCGGCGCCCCCAAAACCAGCGCCCTGACCATCATCGACGCCCTGGAGACGGCACCCCGCGGCCCCTACTGCGGCGGCATCGGCTGGGTCGACGCCGACCGCACCACCGCACAGCTCGCCGTCGGCATCCGCACCTTCTGGGCCGACCGCGCCGAAGGCGTCCTGCGCTTCGGCACCGGCGCCGGCATCACCTGGGGCTCCGACCCCGAAAGGGAATGGCAGGAGACCGAGCTGAAGGCCGCCAGGCTGCTCGCGGTAGCGTCGGGACAGTACGGAGACGCGTACGAAAGTGGAAGGACTCTCTGA
- a CDS encoding aminotransferase class IV, which translates to MKIWLDGGLQDMESARVSVFDHGLTVGDGIFETVKAVEGRPFALTRHLDRLARSARGLGLPEPDLDEVRRACAAVLDANPMPLGRLRITYTGGYGPLGSDRGEHGPTLLVALGESTRRPDSTAVITVPWTRNERGALTGLKTTSYAENVVALARAREQGASEALFANTVGQLCEGTGSNVFVVLDGEIHTPPVASGCLAGITRALAVEWTGARETDLPLDVLERADEVFLTSTLRDVQGAHRVDGRQLPGTPGPVTAKAMRVFEERAGNDLDP; encoded by the coding sequence GTGAAGATCTGGCTCGACGGTGGTCTGCAGGACATGGAGTCCGCCCGCGTCTCCGTCTTCGATCACGGACTGACCGTGGGCGACGGCATCTTCGAGACCGTGAAGGCGGTGGAGGGGCGGCCGTTCGCGCTGACCCGCCACCTCGATCGGCTGGCCCGCTCGGCGCGCGGCCTGGGGCTGCCCGAACCCGACCTCGACGAGGTGCGCCGCGCCTGCGCCGCCGTCCTGGACGCCAACCCGATGCCGCTCGGCCGACTGCGGATCACCTACACCGGTGGCTACGGCCCGCTCGGCTCCGACCGCGGCGAACACGGGCCGACCCTGCTCGTCGCCCTCGGCGAGTCCACCCGCCGCCCCGACTCCACCGCCGTGATCACGGTGCCCTGGACCCGTAACGAGCGCGGCGCCCTCACCGGCCTCAAGACCACCTCGTACGCCGAGAACGTCGTGGCCCTGGCCCGCGCGCGCGAACAGGGCGCGAGCGAGGCGCTGTTCGCCAACACGGTCGGGCAGCTGTGCGAGGGTACGGGGTCGAACGTCTTCGTCGTCCTCGACGGCGAGATCCACACCCCGCCCGTCGCCTCCGGCTGTCTCGCCGGCATCACGCGCGCGCTCGCCGTCGAGTGGACCGGCGCCAGGGAGACCGATCTTCCGCTGGATGTCCTGGAGCGTGCGGACGAGGTCTTCCTGACGTCCACGCTGCGGGACGTGCAGGGTGCGCACCGGGTCGACGGGCGCCAACTCCCGGGCACGCCGGGCCCGGTGACCGCCAAGGCCATGCGGGTCTTCGAGGAGCGGGCCGGAAACGACCTCGACCCGTAG
- a CDS encoding GNAT family N-acetyltransferase, which yields MTTTLRPTEPLQRGADGALSRRYQVCVNSRPVGGIHLSTHPEYGPTVARVGELCIEEPDRGRGRGTVAVLAAEEVARGWGCKRVETSVPGDADGVLRLATTLGYVLSNRVMTKHLDGPGPELPAGSVARPMAEAEYVPWLAKEREEFARSQIERGVPEAEAYRKTDQGLARFLPDGVASENTVLGVLEHEGIPVGTLWLGLWPDAAFVLGVETDPEHRGRGHGRTLMLLAEARAVAGGKDRIGLNVFAGNTPAEKLYESLGYTTSEYYLYKNLL from the coding sequence ATGACCACCACCCTGCGGCCGACCGAGCCGCTTCAGCGCGGAGCCGACGGGGCGCTGTCCCGCCGTTACCAGGTGTGCGTGAACAGTCGTCCCGTGGGCGGGATCCACCTCTCCACGCATCCGGAGTACGGTCCCACCGTGGCCCGTGTCGGGGAGCTGTGCATCGAGGAACCCGACCGTGGGCGGGGCCGGGGCACGGTGGCCGTGCTCGCGGCCGAGGAGGTGGCCCGCGGCTGGGGCTGCAAGCGCGTCGAGACGTCGGTGCCCGGGGACGCGGACGGTGTGCTCCGGCTCGCCACGACCCTCGGGTACGTCCTGAGCAACCGCGTCATGACGAAGCACCTGGACGGCCCCGGCCCCGAACTGCCCGCGGGCAGTGTCGCCCGGCCCATGGCCGAGGCCGAGTACGTGCCCTGGCTGGCGAAGGAGCGCGAGGAGTTCGCCCGCTCGCAGATCGAGCGTGGCGTGCCCGAGGCCGAGGCGTACCGCAAGACGGACCAGGGGCTCGCCCGGTTCCTGCCGGACGGAGTGGCCAGCGAGAACACGGTGCTCGGCGTCCTCGAACACGAGGGGATCCCGGTCGGCACGCTGTGGCTGGGCCTGTGGCCCGACGCGGCGTTCGTGCTCGGGGTCGAGACCGACCCCGAGCACCGGGGCCGCGGCCACGGGCGCACCCTGATGCTGCTGGCCGAGGCCCGGGCGGTGGCCGGCGGGAAGGACCGCATCGGCCTCAACGTGTTCGCGGGGAACACCCCGGCGGAGAAGCTGTACGAGTCACTCGGCTATACGACGAGCGAGTACTACCTCTACAAGAACCTGCTCTGA
- a CDS encoding DsbA family protein, with protein sequence MNDSSTARATAVLDVWCELQCPDCRSALADLRTLRARYGDRLELRLRHFPLEKHKHAFAAAQAAEEAAEQGRTWPYVEAVLDRVEELDRKGEPFLIEVARELGLDAEEFDTALIDGRHILIVDADQAEGKAIGVTGTPTYVIGGERLDGGKSQEGLRERIEEIADRLLAEGA encoded by the coding sequence ATGAACGACTCCTCCACAGCCCGCGCCACCGCCGTCCTGGACGTCTGGTGCGAACTCCAGTGTCCCGACTGCCGCAGCGCCCTAGCCGACCTGCGCACGCTGCGCGCCCGCTACGGCGACCGTCTGGAGCTGCGGCTGCGGCACTTCCCGCTGGAGAAGCACAAGCACGCCTTCGCCGCCGCGCAGGCCGCCGAGGAGGCCGCGGAGCAGGGCCGGACCTGGCCGTACGTCGAGGCGGTCCTCGACCGTGTCGAGGAACTGGACCGCAAGGGCGAGCCCTTCCTGATCGAGGTGGCCCGCGAACTCGGTCTGGACGCCGAGGAGTTCGACACCGCCCTGATCGACGGCCGGCACATCCTGATCGTCGACGCCGACCAGGCCGAGGGCAAGGCCATCGGCGTGACCGGCACCCCGACGTACGTCATCGGCGGCGAGCGGCTCGACGGCGGCAAGAGCCAGGAGGGCCTGCGCGAGCGCATCGAGGAGATCGCCGACCGCCTGCTGGCCGAGGGCGCGTAG
- a CDS encoding CGNR zinc finger domain-containing protein, giving the protein MLITHDTRRSLDAVVDLVNTAPENDTTDGLPDVASLADFVRKHGISDVGVLSEDDLAAVHEIRGRFAGVFAADDPLTAAGLINELVAVAGTTPRLTDHDGYDWHVHYFAPGASVADHLAADCGMALAFFVVAGEQDRLRRCEAPDCRHAFVDLSRNRSRRYCDSRTCGNRLHVAAYRARRKEAAG; this is encoded by the coding sequence GTGCTGATCACCCACGACACCCGGCGCTCCCTCGACGCCGTGGTGGACCTGGTGAACACCGCACCGGAGAACGACACGACGGACGGGCTCCCGGACGTCGCGTCCCTCGCCGATTTCGTACGAAAACACGGGATCAGTGATGTCGGCGTGCTGTCGGAGGACGACCTCGCGGCCGTACACGAGATCCGCGGCCGGTTCGCCGGAGTCTTCGCCGCCGACGACCCCCTTACCGCCGCGGGTCTCATCAACGAACTGGTCGCCGTCGCGGGCACCACCCCCCGGCTCACCGACCACGACGGCTACGACTGGCACGTGCACTACTTCGCGCCAGGTGCCTCGGTCGCCGACCACCTCGCGGCCGATTGCGGGATGGCACTGGCGTTCTTCGTGGTCGCCGGAGAGCAGGACCGGCTGCGGCGCTGCGAGGCCCCGGACTGCCGGCACGCCTTCGTGGATCTCTCCCGCAACCGCTCGCGCCGCTACTGCGACAGCCGGACCTGCGGAAACCGCCTCCACGTGGCGGCGTACCGGGCGCGCCGCAAGGAAGCGGCGGGCTGA
- a CDS encoding SsgA family sporulation/cell division regulator — protein sequence MNTTVSCELHLRLVVSSESSLPVPAGLRYDTADPYAVHATFHTGAEETVEWVFARDLLAEGLHRPTGTGDVRVWPSRSHGQGVVCIALSSPEGEALLEAPARALESFLKRTDAAVPPGTEHRHFDLDTELSHILAES from the coding sequence ATGAACACCACGGTCAGCTGCGAGCTGCACCTGCGCCTCGTTGTGTCGAGCGAGTCCTCACTGCCTGTACCCGCAGGACTGCGGTATGACACGGCCGATCCCTACGCCGTGCACGCCACCTTCCACACCGGAGCCGAGGAAACCGTCGAGTGGGTGTTCGCCCGCGACCTCCTCGCCGAGGGCCTGCATCGGCCCACCGGTACCGGCGACGTCCGAGTCTGGCCGTCCCGGAGCCATGGCCAGGGCGTCGTATGCATCGCCCTGAGCTCCCCGGAGGGCGAGGCCCTGCTGGAAGCCCCGGCGCGGGCCCTGGAGTCGTTCCTGAAGCGAACGGACGCCGCCGTGCCCCCCGGCACGGAACACCGGCATTTCGATCTCGACACGGAGCTCTCACACATCCTGGCCGAGAGCTGA
- a CDS encoding TIGR02611 family protein, with amino-acid sequence MNTGSDEPGKVAAADGETKIEGPLGSRAPEFIKARRALHLSWQVGVFVVGLAVVGAGVIMLPLPGPGWLVIFGGMAIWATEFVWAQLVLRWTKRKVTEATQRALDPKVRRRNIILTSVGVVIVAALGGVYLWKFGVQMPWNIQE; translated from the coding sequence ATGAATACGGGGAGTGACGAGCCGGGCAAGGTCGCCGCGGCGGATGGTGAGACGAAGATCGAGGGGCCGCTCGGATCGCGGGCGCCGGAATTCATCAAGGCCCGCCGTGCACTGCATCTGAGCTGGCAGGTGGGTGTTTTCGTCGTGGGGCTCGCGGTGGTCGGCGCCGGCGTGATCATGCTTCCACTGCCGGGCCCCGGCTGGCTGGTGATCTTCGGCGGCATGGCGATCTGGGCGACCGAGTTCGTCTGGGCACAGCTGGTGCTCCGCTGGACGAAGCGCAAGGTCACGGAGGCGACACAGCGGGCACTCGACCCGAAGGTGCGGCGCCGCAACATCATTCTCACGAGTGTCGGTGTCGTCATCGTCGCGGCCCTTGGTGGCGTCTACCTCTGGAAGTTCGGCGTCCAGATGCCGTGGAACATCCAGGAATGA
- a CDS encoding ABC transporter substrate-binding protein, producing MGNNGSVERRTVLKAAGASLATLGLAATTGCGGDSGSSGDGTVTIRYAWWGADERAKKINQSIALFEKKYPKIKVKTDFQDYVAFWEKFQTQAAGGNPPDVFQNAVGFLRKYDKRGILLDLKPQIDAGNLSLDNFRAGVEKVGQVDGKQLGIPVGSNTMSLVIDEKVFEKAGIKPKQGWTWDEYFAALKKIHDTQKLAGDTGYFSIMYLYDLYLRQNGKAFFTKDGLGFDEADLTEWWTDGYNRVKAGIVTDPKRVEQDKPKSSLSAAHGASEFTWDNFTVRYTAEGTSTYGLAPIPTTDGKQTGQYLASLMLSASARTKHPKEVAQFINFMVHDPEVGKIMGYDRGILATTEQFDAYKPTDAPNQAIAKYETDVAAAGVLGTITPHPAGADTCESAFLRIGGDMSQGTTKVADAVKQFFSEAKTALAA from the coding sequence GTGGGAAACAACGGGAGTGTTGAGAGGCGTACGGTCCTCAAGGCGGCCGGAGCTTCACTGGCCACGCTGGGGCTGGCCGCGACGACGGGCTGCGGCGGGGACAGTGGCAGTTCCGGGGACGGGACGGTCACGATCCGGTACGCCTGGTGGGGTGCCGACGAGCGGGCGAAGAAGATCAACCAGTCCATCGCGCTCTTCGAGAAGAAGTACCCGAAGATCAAGGTGAAGACCGACTTCCAGGATTACGTGGCCTTTTGGGAGAAGTTCCAGACCCAGGCCGCCGGTGGAAATCCCCCGGACGTATTCCAGAACGCGGTCGGATTCCTGCGGAAGTACGACAAGAGAGGCATCCTGCTCGACCTCAAGCCTCAGATAGACGCGGGAAATCTGAGCCTCGACAACTTCCGCGCCGGAGTGGAGAAGGTCGGCCAGGTCGACGGAAAGCAGCTCGGTATTCCGGTCGGATCCAACACCATGTCACTTGTCATCGACGAGAAGGTGTTTGAGAAGGCGGGCATCAAGCCGAAGCAGGGCTGGACCTGGGACGAGTACTTCGCCGCCCTGAAGAAGATCCACGACACCCAGAAGCTGGCCGGCGACACCGGCTACTTCAGCATCATGTACCTGTACGACCTCTACCTCCGGCAGAACGGCAAGGCGTTCTTCACCAAGGACGGACTCGGATTCGACGAGGCCGACCTGACGGAGTGGTGGACGGACGGCTACAACCGCGTCAAGGCAGGCATCGTCACCGACCCCAAGCGGGTCGAGCAGGACAAGCCCAAGTCCTCGCTCTCGGCGGCCCACGGCGCCTCCGAGTTCACCTGGGACAACTTCACGGTCCGCTACACCGCCGAGGGCACCAGCACCTACGGCCTCGCGCCGATCCCGACCACCGACGGCAAGCAGACCGGTCAGTACCTCGCCTCCCTGATGCTGAGCGCCTCCGCCCGCACCAAGCACCCCAAGGAAGTCGCCCAGTTCATCAACTTCATGGTCCACGACCCCGAGGTCGGCAAGATCATGGGCTACGACCGGGGCATCCTCGCCACCACCGAGCAGTTCGACGCGTACAAGCCGACCGACGCGCCCAACCAGGCGATCGCGAAGTACGAGACGGATGTCGCCGCGGCCGGTGTGCTCGGCACCATCACCCCGCACCCGGCCGGAGCCGACACCTGCGAGTCCGCCTTCCTGCGCATCGGCGGTGACATGTCGCAGGGCACGACCAAGGTCGCCGACGCGGTCAAGCAGTTCTTCTCCGAGGCGAAGACCGCCCTCGCCGCCTGA
- a CDS encoding carbohydrate ABC transporter permease: MTLVKDSPPDAPEIRPEAPAAKKRRGRRENLAGYLFMSPWIAGFLLLTAGPMAASLYFAFTDYNLFNSPKWIGFDNFTKMFHDPRWQKSVEVTAKYVVIGTPLKLLLALGVALLLAQSRRGQAFYRAAFYAPSLIGASVSIGFVWRALFSDDAIVDRTQSFLGFHTGGWVGDPNWVLYSLVALTVWQFGAPMVIFLAGLKQVPRELYEAAEVDGAGPFRRFWNITLPMISPVLFFNVLLETIHSFQIFGSAYVVSNTQCGPADATLVYTCYLYQKGFKESQMGFASAMAWMLLLAVALVTAVLFWSQKRWVHYEEDAR; the protein is encoded by the coding sequence GTGACGCTCGTCAAGGACTCTCCGCCCGACGCCCCGGAGATACGCCCCGAGGCCCCGGCCGCCAAAAAGCGGCGTGGGCGCCGGGAAAACCTCGCCGGCTATCTCTTCATGTCCCCGTGGATCGCGGGCTTCCTGCTGCTGACCGCGGGCCCGATGGCCGCCTCCCTCTACTTCGCGTTCACCGACTACAACCTCTTCAATTCGCCGAAGTGGATCGGCTTCGACAACTTCACCAAGATGTTCCACGATCCGCGGTGGCAGAAGTCGGTCGAGGTGACGGCCAAGTACGTCGTCATCGGCACCCCGCTCAAGCTGCTGCTCGCGCTCGGAGTCGCCCTCCTGCTCGCACAGAGCCGCCGAGGGCAGGCCTTCTACCGGGCCGCCTTCTACGCCCCGTCGCTCATCGGTGCCAGTGTCTCCATCGGATTCGTGTGGCGCGCGCTCTTCTCGGACGACGCCATCGTGGACCGCACGCAGTCGTTCCTCGGTTTCCACACGGGAGGGTGGGTCGGCGACCCGAACTGGGTGCTCTACAGCCTGGTCGCGCTCACCGTCTGGCAGTTCGGCGCACCCATGGTGATCTTCCTCGCCGGACTCAAGCAGGTGCCGAGGGAGCTGTACGAGGCAGCGGAGGTGGACGGCGCCGGACCGTTCCGCAGGTTCTGGAACATCACCCTGCCGATGATCTCGCCGGTGCTCTTCTTCAACGTGCTCCTGGAGACCATCCACTCCTTCCAGATCTTCGGCTCCGCCTACGTGGTCTCCAACACCCAGTGCGGACCGGCCGACGCCACGCTCGTCTACACCTGCTACCTGTACCAGAAGGGCTTCAAGGAGTCCCAGATGGGCTTCGCGTCCGCCATGGCCTGGATGCTGCTGCTCGCCGTGGCGCTGGTGACGGCCGTCCTCTTCTGGTCCCAGAAGCGGTGGGTGCACTACGAGGAGGACGCCCGATGA
- a CDS encoding carbohydrate ABC transporter permease — MSTTLRKPLEVGSRRRTGSLVWHVGALLILAVVLYPVIWVVGASFKPSRDIIGSLNLFPTSPVLGNFKGLADGIADISIATFFQNSLFYALGSVVGILISCSLTAYAFAKIRFAGRNLLFSLMIGTLLLPYHVLLIPQYVMFQKMELVNTYVPLLIGKYLATEAFFVFLMVQFMRNLPRELDEAARLDGCGHLRIYWSIVLPLCRPALITSAIFTFINAWNDFMGPLIYLNEPSKYTVSLGMMMFRDQEGVANYGGMIAMSLVALLPVLLFFLAFQRYLIDGMATSGLKG, encoded by the coding sequence ATGAGCACCACCCTGCGCAAGCCCCTCGAAGTCGGCAGCCGCAGGCGCACCGGCTCGCTCGTCTGGCACGTCGGCGCCCTGCTGATCCTCGCGGTCGTCCTCTATCCCGTCATCTGGGTCGTCGGCGCCTCGTTCAAGCCCAGCCGGGACATCATCGGCAGCCTGAACCTGTTCCCGACCAGCCCGGTCCTCGGCAACTTCAAGGGCCTGGCCGACGGCATCGCGGACATCTCGATCGCGACCTTCTTCCAGAACTCCCTCTTCTACGCGCTCGGCTCCGTCGTCGGCATCCTCATCTCCTGCTCGCTGACGGCCTACGCCTTCGCCAAGATCCGGTTCGCCGGCCGGAACCTGCTGTTCTCCCTCATGATCGGCACGCTTCTGCTGCCCTATCACGTGCTGCTCATCCCGCAGTACGTGATGTTCCAGAAGATGGAGCTGGTCAACACCTACGTTCCGCTGCTGATCGGCAAGTACCTGGCCACCGAGGCGTTCTTCGTCTTCCTCATGGTCCAGTTCATGCGGAACCTGCCGCGCGAACTGGACGAGGCGGCCCGGCTCGACGGCTGTGGCCATCTGCGGATCTACTGGTCGATCGTGCTGCCGCTGTGCCGCCCCGCCCTCATCACCAGCGCGATCTTCACCTTCATCAACGCCTGGAACGACTTCATGGGGCCGCTGATCTACCTCAACGAGCCCAGCAAGTACACGGTCTCGCTCGGCATGATGATGTTCCGCGACCAGGAGGGCGTCGCCAACTACGGCGGCATGATCGCGATGTCGCTGGTCGCCCTGCTGCCCGTACTCCTCTTCTTCCTCGCCTTCCAGCGGTATCTGATCGACGGTATGGCGACCTCCGGACTGAAGGGCTGA
- a CDS encoding Tat pathway signal sequence domain protein has protein sequence MSPIPRRSLLKAAAVAGAAAQFSWALGSTNAQAAARSEAADTDPVTLDWLEDGALGAAPGSTVGVPWPKGAYQQDQAFALTDASGKDVPVQSWPIAYWPDGSLKWTAHAVSSGSGKLTLAAGAPAAPDKKVTVDKSGGTIDISTGVITAKIGKSGSTLVKSVKRGSTEIAKDGRLVLIRQPEIEDDDQGAEKYERFESVIGEVTVEQEGPVRAVVRIDGKHRKGSRSWLPFSIRLYFYAGADSFRMVHTITFDGKQEPGKTSGDFIRGLGVRFNVPMRDAAYDRHIRIGGEGSGLLREAVQGITGLRRDPGAAVQAAQFAGEKLPDPSTWDQRVTTRLQYIPEWGDYTLSQLSADGFTLRKRTKKGHGWIGAGGGRRASGFGYVGGASGGLSFGLRDFWEKYPAQLDIRDAQTDEAEVTLWLWSPEAQPMDLRFYHDGMGQDTYAEQLEGLNITYEDYEPEFGTPYGIARTSELLFWANESTPTPETLAEQVAAVRVLPQLAAPPKQLIKAKVFGGLFSEPDRSTAAKAKIEDHLDFLFTYYKDQVEMRRWYGFWDYGDFMHSYDAVRHQWRYDVGGYAWDNSELSPDIWLWMAYLRSGRSDIFRFAEALTRHTGEVDVYHLGQWAGLGTRHGVQHYADSAKQQRIANTTYRRYHYYLTADERVGDLMHANVDSDETFLVLDPIRKIRTEPYTPDRHALSIGFGTDWSGLVSAWLTEWERKGPKWEKAKARVLSTMETIAAQPNGFVQGSGLYDLDTGKFAVASAPVVSVSHLSAVFGLGELCAELIDLVDVPKFKEVYLDYCRYFNATKTEQAARYGSNFGSLLLFQGHSRLDAYAAVQTGDATLAKRAWTKFYSSDGYMESSPWKTEPLSGPVTLVPGSEANWVSSNDSALYGLAAIENLALLGDKMP, from the coding sequence ATGTCTCCCATCCCCCGCAGGTCCCTGCTGAAGGCGGCCGCAGTCGCCGGAGCCGCCGCGCAGTTCAGCTGGGCCCTGGGAAGCACGAACGCGCAGGCCGCCGCCAGATCCGAGGCCGCCGACACCGACCCCGTGACCCTGGACTGGCTGGAGGACGGCGCCCTCGGCGCCGCCCCCGGCTCCACCGTCGGAGTGCCCTGGCCGAAGGGCGCGTACCAGCAGGACCAGGCCTTCGCGCTCACCGACGCCTCCGGCAAGGACGTGCCGGTGCAGTCCTGGCCGATCGCGTACTGGCCGGACGGCTCCCTCAAGTGGACGGCGCACGCGGTCAGTTCCGGCTCCGGGAAGCTCACGCTCGCCGCCGGTGCGCCCGCCGCCCCCGACAAGAAGGTGACCGTCGACAAGAGCGGCGGCACCATCGACATCTCGACCGGCGTCATCACCGCCAAGATCGGCAAGAGCGGCTCCACCCTCGTCAAATCGGTGAAGCGCGGCTCCACCGAGATCGCGAAGGACGGCCGGCTGGTGCTGATCCGCCAGCCCGAGATCGAGGACGACGACCAGGGCGCGGAGAAGTACGAGCGGTTCGAGAGCGTCATCGGTGAGGTCACGGTCGAGCAGGAGGGTCCTGTCCGTGCCGTCGTCCGCATCGACGGCAAGCACCGCAAGGGCAGCCGCAGTTGGCTGCCGTTCTCGATCCGGCTGTACTTCTACGCGGGTGCCGACTCCTTCCGGATGGTGCACACCATCACCTTCGACGGGAAGCAGGAGCCGGGGAAGACGAGCGGCGACTTCATCCGCGGCCTCGGCGTCCGCTTCAACGTGCCGATGCGCGACGCCGCGTACGACCGGCACATCCGCATCGGCGGCGAGGGCTCCGGTCTGCTGCGGGAGGCCGTGCAGGGCATCACCGGGCTGCGCCGCGACCCGGGCGCGGCCGTGCAGGCGGCCCAGTTCGCGGGCGAGAAGCTGCCCGACCCGTCCACCTGGGACCAGCGGGTGACGACCCGCCTCCAGTACATCCCCGAGTGGGGCGACTACACCCTCTCCCAGCTCTCCGCCGACGGCTTCACCCTGCGCAAGCGCACGAAGAAGGGGCATGGCTGGATCGGCGCGGGCGGTGGACGCCGGGCGAGCGGGTTCGGTTACGTCGGCGGGGCGAGCGGCGGTCTCTCCTTCGGGCTCAGGGACTTCTGGGAGAAGTACCCGGCACAGCTCGACATCCGCGACGCCCAGACCGACGAGGCCGAGGTCACCCTCTGGCTCTGGTCGCCCGAGGCGCAGCCCATGGACCTGCGCTTCTACCACGACGGCATGGGCCAGGACACGTACGCCGAACAGCTCGAAGGCCTCAACATCACCTACGAGGACTACGAACCCGAGTTCGGCACCCCGTACGGCATCGCCCGCACCTCCGAACTCCTCTTCTGGGCCAACGAGTCGACGCCCACGCCCGAAACGCTCGCCGAACAGGTCGCGGCCGTAAGGGTGTTGCCGCAGCTGGCCGCCCCGCCCAAGCAGCTCATCAAGGCCAAGGTCTTCGGCGGCCTCTTCTCCGAGCCGGACCGCTCCACCGCCGCCAAGGCGAAGATCGAGGACCACCTCGACTTCCTCTTCACCTATTACAAGGACCAGGTGGAGATGCGCCGTTGGTACGGCTTCTGGGACTACGGCGACTTCATGCACTCGTACGACGCCGTGCGCCACCAGTGGCGCTACGACGTCGGCGGCTACGCCTGGGACAACTCCGAGTTGTCGCCCGACATCTGGCTCTGGATGGCCTATCTCCGCTCGGGCCGCTCGGACATCTTCCGCTTCGCCGAGGCGCTCACCCGGCACACCGGCGAGGTCGACGTCTACCACCTCGGCCAGTGGGCGGGCCTCGGCACCCGGCACGGCGTGCAGCACTACGCCGACAGCGCCAAACAGCAGCGCATCGCCAACACCACATACCGCCGCTATCACTACTACCTCACCGCCGACGAGCGGGTCGGCGACCTCATGCACGCCAACGTCGACTCCGACGAGACGTTCCTCGTCCTCGACCCGATCCGCAAGATCCGCACCGAGCCGTACACCCCCGACCGGCACGCCCTGTCCATCGGCTTCGGCACCGACTGGAGCGGTCTGGTCTCGGCCTGGCTCACGGAGTGGGAGCGCAAGGGCCCGAAGTGGGAGAAGGCCAAGGCGCGTGTGCTGTCCACGATGGAGACGATCGCCGCCCAGCCCAACGGCTTCGTCCAGGGCAGCGGGCTCTACGACCTCGACACCGGCAAGTTCGCCGTCGCCTCCGCGCCGGTCGTGTCGGTCTCGCACCTCTCCGCCGTCTTCGGCCTGGGCGAACTGTGCGCCGAGCTGATCGACCTGGTCGACGTGCCGAAGTTCAAGGAGGTCTACCTCGACTACTGCCGCTACTTCAATGCCACCAAGACGGAACAGGCGGCACGCTACGGCTCCAACTTCGGCTCCCTGCTGCTGTTCCAGGGCCACTCGCGCCTCGACGCGTACGCCGCCGTACAGACCGGCGACGCGACGCTCGCCAAGCGCGCGTGGACGAAGTTCTACAGCTCCGACGGCTACATGGAGTCCTCGCCCTGGAAGACCGAGCCACTGAGCGGCCCGGTCACCCTGGTTCCCGGCAGCGAGGCCAACTGGGTCAGTTCGAACGACAGCGCCCTGTACGGCCTCGCCGCCATCGAGAACCTGGCACTACTTGGCGACAAGATGCCGTAG